Within the Malassezia vespertilionis chromosome 3, complete sequence genome, the region TGGTCACCCAAGGAGCGGAGAAGCTGCACAACTTGCTGTGCATACTCGGGCGAGCTTgggcgcaggcgcatcaGCGTCTCCCTAGCCAACAagccaagcagctgcacagAAACGCGCACTTGCTCTCTCGAGCCTTTGAGTCCCGCAAGGCCATCGTTCAGAATCTTGGCATATGCTTCGGGCGTGCATTCAACCGCCAACATGCCGAGCCCTTGTATTGCACGCTTGCACATAGCCATCctgccttgcagcgcgcccagTAGCGTGTCTAAAATTAAGTATTGTAAAGGAATCTGACGTGCTAAGCACATAGGAAAGTGCGAAACTGTATCGTTCAGCACATCCATCGCACTGATCCGCTGTGCTGCGTTCACACTGGCCGATTGGACCTGGCCGACAAACGCGGGAATTACGGTTTGGACCGCAATTTGAGCACGCGGTGAGTTCTCGCCAATCTCTTGCATCACCGTGCGTAAAGCGAGCGACGCAATATCGCGTTCCTCTTCGCCCTCGCCGAGCACCAAGTTGGTGAGGCTTGTGATAATTACAGTGTAATtagcgtcgcgcacatggGTAGACAATGTGCCCAGTGTCTTTACAGTAAGGTTCTTCACTTCGGTGTTCTTGTCTTTAAGCAGATCCAAGGTctgctgcacagctgcaGATTCCAGTTTCTCCTCGAGAGGATGGTAGGCGTACGATTCATGGCTAACCACAGACACCAGGTCATTTAACGCCATATACCGAAAGTCGGAGTCTGGCGACTTCATCTGCTTGTTAGATACAAGGAAGGATACGCgccttgtcgagcagcgccagcatcGCCGTGCGGTTTGCACCCATAATGCCTGGCAAAAGGACAGACGGGGCTGGCCACAAACCACCCCTCCACAATGTTTGTCAGCAATTATTCCTACGAAGCTATGAattggcgcgtgcgcgcttggtTCGCTTTATCTGCGGTGCTTCTTCCTCGCTGGTGTTGCGGTCATCGTCGTCGACAACAGGCATTTCGGCCCACACACCGTCATCGTCGGCGTCCGGCTCGGGGGTTTCGCGTTGTTCAATACGCCTTCCATCGGTCACCAGCGCCATGGCACTGTCGACGCCGGTAAAGTAGGAGGCGAGCGTCTTTCCACGCCGCCACTGTCCATTTCCACATGGCACACCGGTATCAAAGAGACGTACCAGCCTATCGAGCGAGGCACCCAAGAGCAGAGTCTTGTCGCCTTGGGCTGCATGGATGCGCAAAGGAAGCAGACTGGAAACCGTGCCCGTAATGTCTGCTGTCAGCAATCTTCTCGACTTACCTTTGTACTGGTACAACGTGCGTCCTGTGCTTGTGTTGACCGCGTACAAGTTTCTTGCCGTGTCGCCTACAAAAAGCAATGGGGTCTGCGAATCGCCATGAGAAACAATCATAATACGGATCGCGCCTTGGTTTTTTGGCGTAACTTGCCACTCGTGTACGTGTTTCTGCTTCTTGGCCGGCTCATAAACACGCAAAACACCGTCTTTAGTACCGACAATCACGGTGGTCTCCGGTATACTGTCGTTCGTCACGGCAGGGGTATTAGACGGAACGAACGCAATAGAACGAATTAGCGGATGCCGTTGCAGTGAGAGAGCATCATTGGGAAGCTGAAGTGAGCAAGTTGGGTAAACGTACATTCTTGGCACGCCATACCTCTCCGAAAAGAAGCTCACGATGTTTCCCCCCTTTAGACGCAGCACTTCGTTTTTTCTCAGCAACGAGCTGTGCACCGTCCTGATCTTCTTGACCAGCGTCGGTCGCAGCGATTTTGTTATATTGCGCAAGCGTTTTTTTAATGCTCCACAGAGAGAGCGGAACTTG harbors:
- a CDS encoding uncharacterized protein (EggNog:ENOG503P7YW; COG:S), whose protein sequence is MARKNGHVDIIEAPSSDLHQESGKPAPSQNAKLLGSIYENRMRVGVERWVNLKITQRGVLSCTSGGFFRYVELAQFLLGHAKENKESISLSSATEEQLDEAAYKWVVPGPLHHVAFYPDTDSPTHFAYGGEQVPLSLWSIKKTLAQYNKIAATDAGQEDQDGAQLVAEKKRSAASKGGKHRELLFGEVWRAKNLPNDALSLQRHPLIRSIAFVPSNTPAVTNDSIPETTVIVGTKDGVLRVYEPAKKQKHVHEWQVTPKNQGAIRIMIVSHGDSQTPLLFVGDTARNLYAVNTSTGRTLYQYKGKSRRLLTADITGTVSSLLPLRIHAAQGDKTLLLGASLDRLVRLFDTGVPCGNGQWRRGKTLASYFTGVDSAMALVTDGRRIEQRETPEPDADDDGVWAEMPVVDDDDRNTSEEEAPQIKRTKRARANS